The sequence TGGGTGATTCAGCGTCATGATAAATATTGGCCAGAGCCTCACCAATTCAAACCAGAACGCTTCTTAAAGAATTCATCTTCATTGCAGCGCAATGCATTTTTACCTTTTGGGATGGGGCCGCGTAAATGTCCAGGGGCTTCATTTGCGAAACAAGAGGCACTCTTGGTGTTGGCTGAATTGGTAAGGCGTTATGAATTGCTTCCTGTGACTGATCAGGATCCAGACTTTGTAGGATTATTGACAGTAAGGTCACAAAATGGCATCCGCTTGAGACTGCGCGAGTTAGAACATAAGACTTAATTTTGCTCCAAACCGGGTGCGTAAGGACTTTAGTAGCTGTCCCATATCCATTAGTCCTGCGGCATTACTGGCATATATATCTATATTCAATGAGTCGTTCGCCAGCCATCGCAATGACAAAGTACCATTGGTTTGGCTCTTGTCAGAGAGGACAAAGTTTCCTTCGGGAATCAGCTGAAAGTTTTTGCTTAGTTGAACATTCGCACTCATTCCTATACCCCAGGGATTACTAATTCCGCTCCATGCTCCCTTGGTGTTGAGATTTAATGCTAACCAGTTGTTGGCTTCCCAGGTTTGAATTGATTCAGCAAAAACATATCCCTGATTACTAGCAGGGTCCTTATTTCGCCCTAAAGTAACCCTTCCTGCTACCCATAAAGGCGCTCCTCGCAGAGGAGATAAGGAAACAGCTTTTCCACCAATACGCCAATTCCATCCTTTGTCAGTTGCATACGTTGTGGCCAGATCATTTGTCTGAGGAACGTTATTAAACCATCCGACATTTGTTAGTTGTAGTTGAAAGATATTTGAAATAGAACTTCTAATAGAGCCAAAAAAGTTCTCTTCATTATCGACATTGGCCCATAGTTGAGTAGTGCCATCAGGCGGGACAAGAGCTGTATTTACAGTTACACCACCTGAAGCAAGAGAAAGTTGGCGACGACTTAATTCGTTTTGTGGTGTATCGGGTGCGTCGTAGGTGTAATGAAAGCGAGCGGAGTACCCAAGGCGGTTGGATGATGGCAATGTTAGTAACGCCGTTGCAGGAGTAGCACCCCAGCCATTAGTTAGTGTTCCCTCCAAACTAATCCTTGGATTGAGATTCCATGCAAGACCTCCGCTATAGATGGGGACTCTTTTGAAGTTGAGGTTGGAATCAAAACTGTTCGTACCAGGGCCAAAAGGCATTAAGGCCGAGCTAAAAAGCCCTATCTCTGGTATTGGTTGCCAAAGCCCACCACCTGCAAGCCATACATTATTCCCATAAAACTCACCTGCCCCTCCTTGCCCGTCTCCTTGAGTCGCAGGAAGGAAACTTACACCAGGGGTAATTGTGGTTTGCCATTTTGCTGAGCTGTTCCATGTAAGTGGAAGAGCTACTGACCCAACAAGATTTCGAGTGAAAACAAGTTTTCCTGAATCGTTGAAAATGTTAGGACTTGCGCCATCTTGCCCTTTGCTGCCTCCACTACCTACCTCCCAGGCTTCAATAGAACCAATAAATGCCAACTTCCTCCCTCGTACATTGTTTTGGTTAGATTGAAAGGCATTGCTATTAATGAAGTTCCATTGAAAAGCCGCTCCATAACTCCTCCAAAAGTTACCTGGGAGCTTTGCACGATTAACTATTGATGAATAGAGTGGGTCATCAGCTTCAGAAACAAAGCCTGATATTTGTAGCCTTTCAGACACCCCATAATCGACTCGAGCCGCGTAATTTTGATTGCCTGTACCGCCTGCCTCGCCTCCTGTAAATGGTGAAATTTGATAAGCACTAAAACGTGCTCCTTCCATCTCAGTTACTTGATTAGCAGTTGGTACTGCCATCCCAAGGCGAAGAGGAGGTAAATAGTCTTCAGGGCGAGGCTTTATTGCATTGAGCATGGCTTGTGCTTCTTCAAAACTTTTAGGAGATTTTGATTTTATTTTTGTTGGGAAGGGGAGTTTGGAATTAGGAAGAACTTTCCAAATGAGGTTTTTTTTAGGAGAGCTTCCTTTGAGTGAAATTGGGGTCCAAAGAAGGGATGAATTTTTCTTAGTCAACAACTTTGAATTTACAGTTGAATTTTGAGCTTTATTTTTTGAATCTTTAAGTTTTGATTGTTGAGCATCGTTTCCTAGATGTTGCTCTAATGAGAATGGTGACCAAATTTCTTCGGCATTTGCTATTTGAGTGTGGAGGATTTGAAGAAGCAAGAGGGACTTCAGACACCTTCTTTTTAGTAGTAAGATATTCATTTAATCTTTAAGACCGAAAGCCATTTGGATTTGAAGATTGCCAATTCCAACTATCTTTGCAACTTTCAAATAGAGATTTAGAGGTTTTCCATTTCAAAGTTTTTAGAGCTTTTGAAGGATCCGCAACTGAAATTGCAGTGTCTCCTTTTCGACGCCCTATTATCTCGTAGGGGATGCTTTTTCCTGTAGCCTTTTCAAATGAATTGACTACCTCAAGCACAGAATAGCCTTCTCCAGTTCCAAGATTTAAAGTGAGATGCTTGTGCTCTTTTTTTAGTAGAGAATTAAGAGCTGCGCTATGTCCCCTGGCGAGGTCCATAACATGTATATAGTCACGAATGCATGTTCCATCAATTGTGGGCCAATCATTCCCATATATTCTTAAAACTTTTCGGCTCCCACTAGCTACTTGGCTGATAATTGGGAAGAGGTTGTTGGGCGTTTCTTTTGGATCTTCTCCAATTAGCCCGCTTGGATGTGCCCCTATAGGATTGAAATAACGTAGGCATGCAATGTGCCACTCGGCATCCATCTTGGATATATCTGAGAGCATTTTTTCAACTGCTGCTTTGGTGTTGCCATAGGGATTAATTGGCTGAATAGTTGCAGTTTCTGGAATTGGTATTGACTTTGGCTGGCCGTAAAGAGTTGCACTACTACTAAAAATTAGATTTCTGCAGTTATATTCATGCATCGTTGAAAGAAGGCAAGATGTTCCGTTGACGTTTACTTGCCAATAACTAATAGGGTTCTGGAGAGATTCATTAACTGATTTGAGTCCTGCAAAGTGGATTACAGCGTCAATTCTTCTGCCTTCTCTAATTGCATCAGAAAAAACCTTCTCTAAGGTTTTTTGGTTACGGATGTCTCCATGAATTACTTGAAGTCTTTCAATTGACTCTTTTTTTGTTAGCTTGGTAATCTCTTTAACACGTTGAAGTGAGATAGGGGAACTATTTACAAATGAGTCAATGATTACAAGGTCATATCCCTGTTCAATTAAAACTATGCAGGAGTGGGTTCCTATAAAGCCTGCTCCTCCTGTAATAAGGAGTCTTGCCATTTTATTAGAACTTGATCTTTAAGCCAAAAGAACACATCTCAAAAGCTTGGTCTAAAAAGACAACTATTTTGAGATCTGGTAATTGGTTTTGTGTCAATTCCCCTAATGGATTTTATTTATATAAACAGACAGTATTAGAGTATTGAGATTATATATTGATTTGTGGTCGGGGGAATAATTGGAACATACATAGTTTGATTAGTGGCTAACCATTATTTCTATAAGGCAAAATAAATTTGTACGTATTTCTCTCGTGAATCAGCTTCAGAGTCTAAGGGGTATGGTTGATATCCTTCCAATGCAGATACAGCATTGGCAAGCAGTTGAATTGGTTGCTCGCGAGCAGTTCCATAGGGCTGGCTTTAAGGAGATCCGAACACCTCTTTTAGAAGTTACGGAACTCTTCTCTAGAAGTATTGGTGAGGCTACTGATGTAGTTGGTAAGGAAATGTATACCTTTTCTGATCGAGGAAATAGATCCTGCACATTAAGGCCAGAAGGTACGGCCTCAGTGGTAAGGGCAGTTGTAGAACATGGCCTCTTATCTAAAGGCCTGCAAAGATTCTGGTATGGCGGACCAATGTTCCGTTATGAAAGACCACAGGCTGGTCGTCAGCGTCAATTCCATCAAATTGGAGTGGAATGCTTAGGAATTGATTCACCAAGGTGTGATGTTGAAGTGATTGCAATGGCATGGGATCTATTGCATTCGTTAGGGTTGAATGATCTAGTCCTAGAGCTCAACTCTCTTGGTACACCTGAGGATCGTAAAAAATATCGTGTTCAATTATTGGATTGGCTACACGATCGACGTGATCAGCTTGACGTTGATTCTCAAAAACGGTTGCAAACTAATCCACTGCGGATACTGGACAGTAAAGATCCAAAAACTTGCTCACTTTTGAAAGATGCACCTTTGTTGGAAGACTCTTTGTGCAATGAAAGCTCTATTCGCTTTGAGTCTTTAAAGCATACCCTTGAGGTACTTGGAATTCCCTTTGCGCTGAACCCTCGTTTAGTTCGCGGTCTTGATTACTACTGTCACACGGCTTTTGAAATTACCAGCAGGCATCTAGGCGCCCAAGCTACTGTTTGTGGTGGTGGGCGTTATGACGGTTTGGTTGAGCAACTTGGCGGGCCTGCAAGTTCTGGTATTGGTTGGGCTATTGGTATGGAGCGCTTAGTTTTACTGCTGGATGATAGTTTTAAGGCAGCTTCTTCTCCTGATGTTTACTTTGTAAACAAAGGAGAAGAAGCTGAAATCAAGGCATTGGACATTGCTCGAAGACTAAGAGCGGCTGGCTTGGCCGTAGAATTAGATAGTTCTAGAGCATCTTTTGGAAAGCAATTTAGAAGAGCAGATCGGTGTGGTGCTAAATGGGCAATTATTTTGGGTGATGATGAGATGAGTAATGGAGAGGTGCGGCTTAAAAAACTTCACTCCACTAATGATCCTTCTATTGTCAAAGAGTTAGTCACTTCTTCTTCTGATCTGGATGGGCTATTGGCTTTTTTACGTAGTTAATTCTCTGATTAACCTGAAGCGATGATGATTTCTCCTGCTAAGTCTATTTGTTGTATTGGTGCCGGCTATGTCGGTGGGCCAACTATGGCCGTAATTGCCGACCGATGTCCTGATATAGAAGTGACAGTTGTTGACCTTAATGAGGATCGAATTACAGCTTGGAATGATCCTGATCTAACGAAACTGCCAATTTATGAGCCAGGCCTGGATGCTGTTATTGCTAGAGCTCGAGGCCGCAATCTTTTTTTTTCAACCTCGGTTAGTGAAGCTATTTCTTCTGCAGATATGGTTTTTATCTCGGTTAACACGCCAACTAAAAAGAAAGGTATTGGGGCTGGACAAGCAAGTGATTTGCGATGGGTAGAAGCTTGTGCGAGGCAAGTGGTGGAATGTGCGAAAGGTCACACTGTAGTTATTGAGAAGAGTACTTTGCCAGTGCGAACAGCTGCCGCGATTAAAGCCATACTCGATATTCCTCAACGACAACCTAATAGTGGTGAACCATCTCCAACTTTTTCTGTTCTTTCAAATCCAGA comes from Prochlorococcus sp. MIT 1307 and encodes:
- the galE gene encoding UDP-glucose 4-epimerase GalE, whose translation is MARLLITGGAGFIGTHSCIVLIEQGYDLVIIDSFVNSSPISLQRVKEITKLTKKESIERLQVIHGDIRNQKTLEKVFSDAIREGRRIDAVIHFAGLKSVNESLQNPISYWQVNVNGTSCLLSTMHEYNCRNLIFSSSATLYGQPKSIPIPETATIQPINPYGNTKAAVEKMLSDISKMDAEWHIACLRYFNPIGAHPSGLIGEDPKETPNNLFPIISQVASGSRKVLRIYGNDWPTIDGTCIRDYIHVMDLARGHSAALNSLLKKEHKHLTLNLGTGEGYSVLEVVNSFEKATGKSIPYEIIGRRKGDTAISVADPSKALKTLKWKTSKSLFESCKDSWNWQSSNPNGFRS
- the hisS gene encoding histidine--tRNA ligase, whose product is MNQLQSLRGMVDILPMQIQHWQAVELVAREQFHRAGFKEIRTPLLEVTELFSRSIGEATDVVGKEMYTFSDRGNRSCTLRPEGTASVVRAVVEHGLLSKGLQRFWYGGPMFRYERPQAGRQRQFHQIGVECLGIDSPRCDVEVIAMAWDLLHSLGLNDLVLELNSLGTPEDRKKYRVQLLDWLHDRRDQLDVDSQKRLQTNPLRILDSKDPKTCSLLKDAPLLEDSLCNESSIRFESLKHTLEVLGIPFALNPRLVRGLDYYCHTAFEITSRHLGAQATVCGGGRYDGLVEQLGGPASSGIGWAIGMERLVLLLDDSFKAASSPDVYFVNKGEEAEIKALDIARRLRAAGLAVELDSSRASFGKQFRRADRCGAKWAIILGDDEMSNGEVRLKKLHSTNDPSIVKELVTSSSDLDGLLAFLRS